The DNA segment AAAAATATCTCTTCCTTCATATTTTCACAGTATCCCCACAGCACCAACAGCACTACAATACACCATCACCAATCAGGCGTTTTACTTCCTTTCTTCTTATCTTACCGGTTTCTGTTAATGGAAATTTTTGAATGATCTTAATCTCTTTAGGCCTTTCATACTTGTCAAGCACAAGAGAGAAATCAGGCAGTTCCATTAGATTATCATTCTCTTCAAATACCAATACAATCTTTTCGCCCAGTTTATCATCCGGCACAGATGAAATTAGAAAAGGAACTGTCAATAAACGCGACAACTTCAATTCAATTTTTTCGGGTATCACCTTAAGTCCTCCGGTATTAATCACATGATCATACCTCCCTATAAACAAAAATTCTGTTTTATTCTTAAGCGTCACAATATCATTGGTTACAATCTCATCCTCGCAAATATCAGAAGCCACAATTTTCAGACAAGATCTTTTATCCTGCCCAAAGGTCACATTAGGCATAGCCTTAAAAAAGTCATCTTCATCACCCAGCTCCCTTATAGCCACATGCGACACTGTTTCCGTCATACCATAACTTTCATAAAACCGGGTTTCCATACCCCTTAAGCTATATTTTAATTCCAAAGAAACAGCACCTCCTCCTATTATTACCGACTTAACATTCGTAAAATCAGATATGGAATGATACACCTGTAATGGCACCATCGCTACAAAATCAATCGATTCAGAAATATGAGAAAGCGGAGTTCCTGAGGGTTCCGCCAGCAACAAATTAAACCCTCCCACAAATGCTCGCACCAACATCATTTTACCTGCAATATAATGAGCAGACAAACATAACAAAGCCGTTTTATCAGTTGTTAGATTAAAATATGTCACTGTCTTTTGTGCCGATGCAAGCATATGCTTTTTCTGCAATCGTACTTCCTTAGGCTGTCCTGTTGAACCAGAAGTATAAGCTAAGATATAATTGCGGGGAGACAACCATTGCTCAATAAATTCCCAAATATCCCTTTGCCATTGCGGTGTAAGCGGGTCTTTTAGCCGCGCAGCGCAATATGCCTTCAAGGCTTCTCCTTCACGACAAATACCGTCCAGCTTTATACGATTATATTCTCCTCTGGTAAAACACCCCATGGTTCATTTATATTATAAAAAAGATGCCCCTTCTTTACTTCCAGCGGAGAAGAAACGTTATTAGAAAATACCTGTCCCGTGCCCAAACCTTGAGGCATGGAATTATCATGAATAGCGGTCCATTGTGCAATGGCATTTAGTCCAACATTACCTTCCAGGGCCGAAGTAGCCCACCAACCCACATTTTGAGCTTCTGCAATTCGAACCCATTCATCAGAAGCCTTAAAACCACCTAGTAATGAAGGCTTTAAAATAACATATTGCGGCTTAATGATTGAAAGCATTTCCTCCTTTGTCTGAAAATCATCAAGACCAATCAACTCTTCATCCAAGGCTATAGGCAAAGGTGTTTCCTTACATAGATCAGCCATTACTTGCCATTGTCCAGCCTTTATGGGCTGCTCAATAGAATGAATATCCAACTTACTTAGTTGGATCATTTTGTCCAATGCCTCATCTGGTGAAAATGCCCCATTGGCATCCACCCTTACCTCTATTTGAGAGGCATCATACCTTCTTCTTATTTCCTTTATCAGTTCAATCTCCTTTTTAAAATCCAGTGCACCCACCTTTATCTTAATACAATCGAAACCTGCCTTTAGTTTCTGCTCCAACTGCTCTTGCATGTACTCCATCTCTCCCATCCATATCAATCCATTGATAGGAATGGCCTTCATTCCGACCACAAAATCAGAATGAAATATTTTTTTACCACCTCCATTCTGTAAATCGAGCAAAGCCATTTCCAATGCGAAACGTATAGCAGGCCATTCAGTTAGTGACTCATGCAAGCTGTGCGCATAAATATTAATTTGCTCACATACCTCAGTAAGCTTACTTTCCAAATGAGGTTTGTCATCCACACTCAATCTGGGTAATATGGAACATTCACCAATACCAACCACATCAGGCTTGGTCTGTTCATAAATTTCCACATACCAACTATTCTTAGTCTTTAATACTCCCCGTGATGTGCCACCTGGCGTATTAAAACTCAAAGTATGTCTTTTAAACGAAGCTTTCAGCATAAGCAATGAAACTAATAATAAAACACCATATCACACAACATGCTACAAAGGTATTAAAGAAACAACCCTAGGCCCAATAGTAATACCATCAAGAAAGTAGCTATTGCCAACTTTTTTAATTGAGGATCCAATAGCTTGGGTACTTGATTTCTCAACACAAAAACAAGGTTTTTAATGAAAATAGGAAACACAAGGACAAAAGACCATTGCCAATCACTAACAAACTGACAAACACCGTATAAAACCATAAGCACCATCGCTCCCACGACAAGAAAGGTATGATATTTTTTTGCCCATGAACTTCCCATTCTCACTACCAAAGTATGCTTTCCCGTTTTAGCATCATTCTCTACATCACGAAGATTATTCAGATTCAAAACGCCTGCACTTAAAAAGCCCACTGCAGAAGCGGGCAGCAAGAGCCATACATCAAAAGTTCCGGTATGCAAAAAGTACGTCCCCAACACGCCCGTTAATCCAAAAAACAAGAAAACAAAAATATCACCCAAACCTTTGTATCCATAAGGACTATTTCCCACTGTATATTTTATGGCCGCGGCAATTGCACCCAAACCCAAGAATAGCAGTCCCCAAGCTTTTATACTCACCATGCTAAAATCGCCACAAGCAATCAAAACAATTCCAGCTATAAGAGACAAAACTGAGAATGCAATCACGGTAGTTTTCATTTCATCCGTTGTAATCCTACCTGAAGACACCATCCGTTCTGGCCCCACCCGTTCTTCATTGTCGGCCCCAGAAACGGCATCTCCATAATCATTGGCCACATTACTTAACACCTGCAACAATACGGTGGTCACCAGGGCTAAAATTCCCACTGACCAACGATATGATTGATGGTAGCCAGCTATAAAATTACCCATCAAAATGGAAGACAAAGCCAAGGGAAGCGTTCGCAACCTAAAAGCTATAATATAAGATTTAATTTTTGACATGAAATATACCCCACAAGGCTTTAAAATAAGCCGCAAAGATATTAAACAGGATGAAAGTTAACAAGCTATACTATAAATAGTACCTGCTTTACCAAATTTTAAAACACCCTTAGTAAACCATCTGGTCATCCCTGTCATACAATTATTGGTTTCACTATCGACCTTTCAGCCTTAAATAAATGTTCAGTTAATTTATCTCCCTCACACTCTTCAATAAAAACTACCCATTGATTTACAAACTATATTCATGTTTAAATTTTTCTTTCAATGGCCATATGGAACTCGCCTAACTTAATCATCCACTTGTATAAGAACTGGATTCTTATGACTTGTTTCACTTCCATTTTCAATACTATCCGAGACGTTTTCGTCGGAGGCTTTACTAACATCCAGCCCAAGCCACGAGTCCAATATATGTATCTTACGATGAAAAAACTTAGCAATAAACCCCACTAAAACAGCAGCAACAATAGTTCCTTCCCTTATTCCTTCAAGTTGAAAAAGAAAAATAAAAGAACTTATTAAGCCCACCATAACCATTGCACTATCAACCCCTATTTTTGCTTTCCCAAACTCTTTATTCAAAGTATCAGCAATGGCCATAGCCAACCCTTCTCCCGGCAGATACGTTAACTTTGCCTTTACCTCTAAAAAAACACCCAAAGCAATCACTACACAGCTCACCAAACACCAGAAGGCTTGCCAATAATAATTAGACACATTCAAATCAGAAACAAAATAGAGTGCCAAATCAATAAAAACACCAAAAGCAAATACAACAGGAAGTTGCAACAATTGAAGCAGACGATACTTCCTTCGAAGTATCCCTATTTGTATGACAATCAAAATCAAGTTAAAAAAGATCGTCAGCGTACCCAAAGAAAAGGGCATTTTAAAACTATATACATAGGGAATACAAGATATAGGTGACACCCCAAGATCTGCTTTCACAGATAAAGCAACACCTACAGCCATAACAAAAAGACCAACGCTAAATAAGATAATCTTTAGCGGAATACTATTATTTTTCATATGTTTAAATTTTTCTTTCAATGGCCATATGGAACTAATTCGGACAGCCATCTGTCCAAGGAGAAAAAACATTCCCATGACTCATTTTGTAAGATATATTATCGTAGAATTTTTGGATAGATAAATCAGGCCACAAAAGTATAAAACCATCACTATAATTCAAAGCAAAGACCAATCAAGTTTAATATGAAAAACTCACTTAATCTGACTGATGCGTAAAATTCTCTCATACATCATTCGGCTTAAAATACGATTAAATACGTATATAATATCCTTATAAATTATTTTAGTCCAAGCTATTAATCTCGTATTTTTACAAAATGGAATTACAGATTGCTCTCATATTCTCGGCCCTTCTGCAAGTAATCGCATTTATCATTACTATCAGCCTCATTCCCAAAACAAAATTTAATGTTGCATGGATCAGTATTTCAATAGGTTTTCTTTTGATGGCTGTACGCAGACTATTTGAGGTATTCTCAATTTTTGAAGCTGGAATACCCGAAACCATCTCAATCATAAATGGCTGGATAGCTATTATAATTTCAATAGCCATGTTAATTTCTTCTATTTATATTCGTAAAATATTTGAAGTCTTATCCAGAATTCATCAACTTCAAAAAGAAAATGAAGCAAAACTACTATCGGCTGTGATATCCACTGAGGAAAGAGAAAGAAAGTACTTTTCTAAAGAATTACATGATGGCTTAGGGCCACTACTATCTTCCACCAAAATGACGATTTCGGCCATTCACAAAAAAAACACATCACCCCACACCACTGAGCTACTTGAGAAAATAGAAAGTCTTGTAGACAACGCAATAACAAGCACCCGAGAGATTTCAAATCATCTTACACCTCATGTTTTAGAACGCTATGGCCTCAAAAAGGCAATTGAAATCTTTATCCGAAATTCATCCCTTAAAGAAACCATCCGTATTGAAATATCCAGTAATATTGAAAAAAAGCGTTTTTCTTATAACATAGAAGTTATTCTCTACCGTATTTTTTGCGAATTGGTCAATAATACTTTAAAATATGCTCAAGCTGATAACATTAATATTCTACTATACGAAAAGAACAGCCTATTGGAATTCACCTACAGAGATAATGGCATTGGCTTTGATTTGGAACGAGAACAAGATAGTGGCATGGGCTTAACAAATATAAAATCTAGAGTAACCTCCTTAAATGGCTATTTTAAAATGAACAGCTCACCATCAAATGGCTTTTACGCTTACATAAAATTACCCCAATGAAACGAGTCATGAGAGTTGTTGCGCACACAGGGAGATGATTAATTTCGGCGAATTCCATATGGCCTTTGAAAATTTAATTATAATCATGAAAAAATTTAAAATACATATCGTAGATGATCACTCCTTATTTCGTGAAGGATTACGATTTTTACTACAAAACAGTAAATATATTTCTGAAATAAAAGAAGCTGCAAATGGCAGACAGTTTCTTGACCAGGTAACCAACTTTATGCCTGACGTTGTTTTAATGGATATTGACATGCCTAAAATAAACGGCATTGAAGCTACCAAAGAAGCAATCAAACAATTTCCTGAACTTAAAATCATTGCCTTATCCATGTACTCAGACGAAATGTTTTACACTGAAATGATAGAAGCTGGAGCAGTGGGATTTTTGTTAAAGAACTCACAGTTTGATGATGTACAAACAGCCATACTAGAGGCATACAATAACCGCAATTTCTTTTCTCCCGAAATACTCAGTTCCATTGTTGCTGGTCTGAACCGCAAGTCTGAACCATTAAAAAATGAAAAACTAACAAAACGAGAATTAGAAGTACTTCTAAACATCTGCCAAGGACTGTCCAATCAGGAGATTTCGGAACAACTCTTCATCAGCAAAAGAACGGTAGATAAACACAGGGAAAACATCATGCTAAAGACCAATTGCAAGAACACAGCTGAGTTAGTGGTTTATGCCATCAAAGAAGGATATTTCGAAATATAATTCCTTGATAATACAAAGCCTCTTTTACGTAAAAAAACGTATATAAAAAATACGATATAAGGCTGTTTTA comes from the Saccharicrinis fermentans DSM 9555 = JCM 21142 genome and includes:
- a CDS encoding AMP-binding protein, giving the protein MGCFTRGEYNRIKLDGICREGEALKAYCAARLKDPLTPQWQRDIWEFIEQWLSPRNYILAYTSGSTGQPKEVRLQKKHMLASAQKTVTYFNLTTDKTALLCLSAHYIAGKMMLVRAFVGGFNLLLAEPSGTPLSHISESIDFVAMVPLQVYHSISDFTNVKSVIIGGGAVSLELKYSLRGMETRFYESYGMTETVSHVAIRELGDEDDFFKAMPNVTFGQDKRSCLKIVASDICEDEIVTNDIVTLKNKTEFLFIGRYDHVINTGGLKVIPEKIELKLSRLLTVPFLISSVPDDKLGEKIVLVFEENDNLMELPDFSLVLDKYERPKEIKIIQKFPLTETGKIRRKEVKRLIGDGVL
- a CDS encoding o-succinylbenzoate synthase; protein product: MSFNTPGGTSRGVLKTKNSWYVEIYEQTKPDVVGIGECSILPRLSVDDKPHLESKLTEVCEQINIYAHSLHESLTEWPAIRFALEMALLDLQNGGGKKIFHSDFVVGMKAIPINGLIWMGEMEYMQEQLEQKLKAGFDCIKIKVGALDFKKEIELIKEIRRRYDASQIEVRVDANGAFSPDEALDKMIQLSKLDIHSIEQPIKAGQWQVMADLCKETPLPIALDEELIGLDDFQTKEEMLSIIKPQYVILKPSLLGGFKASDEWVRIAEAQNVGWWATSALEGNVGLNAIAQWTAIHDNSMPQGLGTGQVFSNNVSSPLEVKKGHLFYNINEPWGVLPEENIIV
- a CDS encoding 1,4-dihydroxy-2-naphthoate polyprenyltransferase, which encodes MSKIKSYIIAFRLRTLPLALSSILMGNFIAGYHQSYRWSVGILALVTTVLLQVLSNVANDYGDAVSGADNEERVGPERMVSSGRITTDEMKTTVIAFSVLSLIAGIVLIACGDFSMVSIKAWGLLFLGLGAIAAAIKYTVGNSPYGYKGLGDIFVFLFFGLTGVLGTYFLHTGTFDVWLLLPASAVGFLSAGVLNLNNLRDVENDAKTGKHTLVVRMGSSWAKKYHTFLVVGAMVLMVLYGVCQFVSDWQWSFVLVFPIFIKNLVFVLRNQVPKLLDPQLKKLAIATFLMVLLLGLGLFL
- a CDS encoding YczE/YyaS/YitT family protein; this translates as MKNNSIPLKIILFSVGLFVMAVGVALSVKADLGVSPISCIPYVYSFKMPFSLGTLTIFFNLILIVIQIGILRRKYRLLQLLQLPVVFAFGVFIDLALYFVSDLNVSNYYWQAFWCLVSCVVIALGVFLEVKAKLTYLPGEGLAMAIADTLNKEFGKAKIGVDSAMVMVGLISSFIFLFQLEGIREGTIVAAVLVGFIAKFFHRKIHILDSWLGLDVSKASDENVSDSIENGSETSHKNPVLIQVDD
- a CDS encoding sensor histidine kinase — its product is MELQIALIFSALLQVIAFIITISLIPKTKFNVAWISISIGFLLMAVRRLFEVFSIFEAGIPETISIINGWIAIIISIAMLISSIYIRKIFEVLSRIHQLQKENEAKLLSAVISTEERERKYFSKELHDGLGPLLSSTKMTISAIHKKNTSPHTTELLEKIESLVDNAITSTREISNHLTPHVLERYGLKKAIEIFIRNSSLKETIRIEISSNIEKKRFSYNIEVILYRIFCELVNNTLKYAQADNINILLYEKNSLLEFTYRDNGIGFDLEREQDSGMGLTNIKSRVTSLNGYFKMNSSPSNGFYAYIKLPQ
- a CDS encoding response regulator transcription factor; translation: MKKFKIHIVDDHSLFREGLRFLLQNSKYISEIKEAANGRQFLDQVTNFMPDVVLMDIDMPKINGIEATKEAIKQFPELKIIALSMYSDEMFYTEMIEAGAVGFLLKNSQFDDVQTAILEAYNNRNFFSPEILSSIVAGLNRKSEPLKNEKLTKRELEVLLNICQGLSNQEISEQLFISKRTVDKHRENIMLKTNCKNTAELVVYAIKEGYFEI